In Thermoanaerobaculum aquaticum, the genomic stretch CCATCCTTTTCGAAGGGGCGCAGGGAACCCTTTTGGACTTGGACTTTGGCACCTACCCCTTCGTCACCTCCTCCGGCTGCCTCGCCGGCTTTGCCGCACCGGCTTTGGGTCTGCCTGCCCGTGCGCTGGACGGGGTGCTTGGGGTGTTCAAAGCGTACTGCACGCGGGTGGGTGCGGGGCCATTCCCCACCGAAATCCAGGATGCCCTGGGCGAGCACATCCGTCGCCGGGGCAACGAATTCGGTACCACCACCGGACGGCCACGGCGCACCGGCTGGTTCGATGCGGTGGCGGCCAGGGCCGCGGTACGGTGGAGCGGGATTGAGGCGGTGGCCCTCACCAAGCTGGACGTTTTGGATAGCCTGGAGCGCATCCCCGTGGCTGTGGCCTACCGGCTTGGCGATTGCGAAGTGACCGAATTCCCCGACGATGCGGAAGAGCTTGCCGCCGTACAGCCGGTTTTCGAGGAGCTGCCGGGCTGGAACACCGACACCACCGGGATCACCGAGTTCGAAAAGCTGCCCCCCTTGGCGCAAGCCTACGTTCGGCGGTTGGAAGAGCTCATGGGGGTGCCGGTGGTTCTCATCTCCACCGGGCCTCGGAGGGAGGAAACCATCCTCCGGCGCATCCCACCGCTTTCCGGCTGGATTGCCGAGCTCGGTTAGGCAGTGCTTGCAGCCGGCCGCTGGTTTTTCTAAAGTCCCACAGCATGACAGGGGGAGGAGCACATGTTCCGAGGTCATCCTAGCGGATTAAAGGTCTTGTTCTTTACGGAAATGTGGGAGCGCTTCGGCTACTACCTCATGATTGGCATCTTTTCGCTGT encodes the following:
- a CDS encoding adenylosuccinate synthase, with amino-acid sequence MANVVVVGGQWGDEGKGKVVDLLCPAFRHVARFNGGNNAGHTVRFADRHFALHLIPSGILHENCQCYIGPGVVVNPVSLVSEVENLEAQGVPVRHRLHLSPRAHLVLPHHRALDVAREEAKGARKIGTTGRGIGPTYETRASRTGLRAGLARDPQRLREKASALAAELSRQLATYPQAQQPTEEELEQALASAEKLVPFLRPVDSLLAAAWKKGEAILFEGAQGTLLDLDFGTYPFVTSSGCLAGFAAPALGLPARALDGVLGVFKAYCTRVGAGPFPTEIQDALGEHIRRRGNEFGTTTGRPRRTGWFDAVAARAAVRWSGIEAVALTKLDVLDSLERIPVAVAYRLGDCEVTEFPDDAEELAAVQPVFEELPGWNTDTTGITEFEKLPPLAQAYVRRLEELMGVPVVLISTGPRREETILRRIPPLSGWIAELG